The following proteins are co-located in the Candidatus Thermoplasmatota archaeon genome:
- a CDS encoding chlorite dismutase family protein: protein MADRAASPPPQYVKFTFFRIDPAWRRIEPLRKSEDKEEFAAVVAKFEDSLILRTYSTVGTRGDCDFFLWTVGSNLDEIQAFHAALNQTRLAGYLSTPHSFLSVTRRSQYVKAHQREDPAGHGGMRTIVPGNGKYLFVYPFWKTAEWYQLPMEKRQEMMNEHFRIGHRFPDLTIHTTYAFGLDDPEFVLGFEGDNPDSFVECVVQLREAKQRPYTLRDTPIFTGARETIQSALAKLG, encoded by the coding sequence ATGGCCGACCGCGCCGCGAGCCCGCCACCCCAGTATGTAAAGTTCACGTTTTTCCGGATCGACCCCGCCTGGCGCCGGATCGAGCCCCTCCGGAAGTCGGAGGACAAGGAGGAGTTCGCCGCCGTCGTCGCCAAATTCGAGGACAGCCTCATCCTTCGCACCTACTCGACGGTGGGCACCCGGGGCGACTGCGACTTCTTCCTGTGGACCGTGGGGTCGAACCTGGACGAGATCCAGGCCTTCCACGCGGCCCTCAACCAGACGCGACTTGCCGGCTACCTCTCCACCCCGCACAGCTTCCTCTCGGTCACGCGCCGCAGCCAATACGTGAAGGCGCACCAGCGCGAGGACCCGGCCGGCCACGGCGGCATGCGCACCATCGTCCCGGGCAACGGCAAGTACCTCTTCGTGTACCCGTTCTGGAAGACGGCCGAATGGTACCAGCTTCCCATGGAGAAGCGCCAGGAGATGATGAACGAGCACTTCCGCATCGGCCACCGCTTCCCCGACCTCACCATCCACACGACCTACGCCTTTGGCCTCGACGACCCCGAATTCGTCCTCGGCTTCGAAGGCGACAATCCGGACTCCTTCGTCGAGTGCGTCGTGCAGCTTCGCGAGGCCAAGCAACGTCCCTACACGCTGCGGGACACGCCCATCTTCACGGGCGCCCGCGAAACGATCCAAAGCGCC